From Debaryomyces hansenii CBS767 chromosome C complete sequence, a single genomic window includes:
- a CDS encoding DEHA2C17028p (some similarities with uniprot|P35688 Saccharomyces cerevisiae YDL240W LRG1 Putative GTPase-activating protein) has protein sequence MSNPSDSKNIPTNKKPYKNSHTSPYKLQASDIYNPNDSPLINKPASKHNGMRLHLRSHSYGYSNDKKDFAGGGIPAPNYAHNNTPNWKTLIPPMPSYPQPTYKTDKRSYSPSQLQKKSFQSQPNTQIPIHVQQAPSHGNSPHARAPQSKPQSDGDHHLSKPNQRHSIAVSPSSEKSNFMGNASPSPALNQSHQFHNAPQSPPPRIQNQRSKTQIPQAPIQEIPPFQRQMSSNIPDLSRESLDQTDIQSRPSQIRQKSMHKKKKFCKGCGLEITGQFVRALSSAFHIECFRCSECGNQCSSKFFPYEMLDEPTGIKYQVALCEYDYFKKLNLICFNCNNALRGPYITALGNKYHLEHFKCAVCQVVFESDESYYEHEGEIYCHYHYSKLYATHCEGCHSSIVKQFVELFRGGRNQQWHPECYMVHKFWNVCILADSVGLRQHFNINDSNVSNITIFLNESNLKAELLIAIEQHVENTIMNCWLTLSGYEETTAACISDMLLNACTSNQSAGLIATGKLILNVEVLFNALDVVQDLCSVVNSNVTSKSTSPNTSTSIKNTASSEDLTFLEMDIFQPLRKEPRNISGKIMSYLAILRKSMQTTLSGSLSTELLAVVTGCAHYLKLLIRIGLNNALKVNKLQGTTDATDKFLSLMKIYEEFNSSGDNKVNRELIKSRLSIPTNATDSCQTCVKSIEKSCIRLDNKRWHTKCFICYNCSKPIASVRATISQSAYNISNSQVYCTECFNRNDKTFILGFELVSDLSQLVYLLKIALYRSKSVMKVENKSVSQVRQASLKSKNMSIIDEESAARNATADDYSKTLNDVTRLRASRQSQKLSNSIKQNARKSVILEAPEADKAKRDETNAEGLVDDFEGSNEDIINKPNQTERKASISSQLSYIQQPENDQFNISSRRSKKSLRIKDEPQKQTTNNNLDRTSDLLQNEKSLTLDDIPRIVAAEQAREQRPNAFKHHNSLYQKHAPMESVRTIPAASTSNASNRNRTSSKSNNNVDNTSNDVPAADYEISSSRLKYYSELDKSEHFILRHIAVEALIQISNYNKDELLGLIQTRKLPTFWDKFKFGGTNDPKKDKHLNVFGVDIQDLTKRYGVDSELGVGPSKLRIPIVVDEIINALRQKDMSVEGIFRLNGNIKKLRELTDQINKNPLKSADISSQTAVQLAALMKKWLRELPNPLLTFNLYDLWISSQQQKDPLLCKRILQLAYCMLPRSHRNLLEVLLYFFSWVASFAEIDEETGSKMDIHNLATVISPNILISKKASQSDQSPPQTGDNYFLGIEVVNQLIELHEELCIIPDDLLLFFEKCKFNENKSENISTKEIMNKLEKTSKEIPNFFLSFETKNNNYNTSAQPNVQTNKISRGHSKVTNESHGETSDVQHP, from the coding sequence ATGTCAAATCCATCCGATTCTAAGAACATTCCGACAAATAAGAAGCCGTATAAGAATCTGCATACATCGCCGTACAAGTTACAGGCCAGTGACATTTATAATCCAAATGACAGTCCATTAATTAACAAGCCTGCTTCCAAGCATAATGGAATGAGATTACATTTACGAAGTCATAGTTATGGGTACAGTAATGATAAGAAGGACTTTGCAGGAGGAGGAATACCTGCACCTAATTACGCACATAATAATACTCCAAATTGGAAGACCTTGATTCCTCCTATGCCATCATATCCCCAGCCTACTTACAAGACTGATAAGCGGCTGTATTCACCTTCGCAACttcaaaaaaaatcatttcAATCTCAACCAAATACTCAAATACCAATACATGTACAACAAGCACCGCTGCACGGCAACTCACCACACGCACGAGCACCGCAGTCTAAACCACAGTCTGATGGTGATCACCATTTAAGTAAACCAAATCAAAGACATTCGATTGCGGTATCACCAAGTTCAGAAAAATCTAATTTTATGGGAAATGCATCGCCATCACCAGCATTAAATCAACTGCATCAATTTCATAACGCACCACAGCTGCCTCCACCCCGTATACAAAATCAACGGTCAAAAACACAGATACCACAAGCGccaattcaagaaatacCTCCTTTCCAACGTCAAATGTCATCAAATATCCCTGATTTGTCGAGAGAGTCGTTAGATCAAACTGATATTCAATCTCGCCCTTCGCAAATACGTCAGAAAAGTATGcataaaaagaaaaagttcTGTAAAGGCTGTGGTTTAGAAATTACAGGCCAATTTGTTAGAGCATTAAGCAGTGCGTTTCATATTGAATGTTTTCGTTGTAGTGAATGTGGTAATCAGTGCTCTTCTAAGTTCTTTCCCTATGAGATGTTGGACGAGCCAACAGGTATAAAATATCAAGTTGCACTTTGCGAATATGACtattttaaaaaattgaatctTATCTGTTTTAATTGTAATAACGCTTTGAGAGGTCCATATATTACGGCGTTGGGTAATAAGTACCATCTTGAACACTTCAAATGTGCAGTATGTCAGGTAGTATTCGAGTCCGATGAAAGCTATTATGAACATGAGGGAGAAATATATTgccattatcattattccAAATTATATGCAACGCATTGTGAAGGTTGTCATTCTTCTATTGTGAAGCAGTTTGTTGAATTGTTCAGAGGTGGCAGGAACCAACAATGGCATCCTGAGTGTTATATGGTTCATAAATTTTGGAATGTGTGCATATTGGCAGATTCCGTTGGGTTAAGACaacatttcaatattaatgacAGTaatgtttcaaatattactatttttTTGAATGAATCTAATTTGAAGGCTGAACTTCTAATAGCTATCGAACAACATGTTGAAAATACAATCATGAATTGTTGGCTTACATTGTCAGGTTATGAGGAGACTACTGCAGCCTGTATATCTGATATGTTATTAAATGCTTGCACTAGTAATCAGTCAGCTGGATTGATAGCTACTGGAAAGTTAATATTGAATGTGGAAGTATTGTTTAATGCTCTTGATGTGGTTCAGGATTTATGTTCTGTCGTTAATTCAAATGtgacttcaaaatcaacatcTCCTAACACATCTACTTCTATAAAAAATACCGCAAGTTCTGAGGATTTAACTTTCTTAGAAATGGACATTTTCCAGCCGTTAAGAAAAGAACCAAGAAATATATCAGGCAAAATTATGAGCTATTTGGCAATATTAAGAAAATCAATGCAAACAACGTTATCTGGTAGTTTATCTACTGAATTATTGGCGGTTGTAACCGGATGCGCTCactatttgaaattacTTATCAGAATTGGACTTAATAATGCTTTGAAAGTTAACAAATTACAAGGAACTACTGATGCAACAGATAAATTCCTTAgcttaatgaaaatatatgaagAGTTTAATAGCAGCGGCGACAACAAGGTTAATCGcgaattaataaaaagcAGATTATCAATTCCAACCAATGCAACTGATTCATGTCAAACCTGTGTGAAAAGTATTGAAAAGTCTTGTATCAGACTTGATAATAAAAGATGGCATACGAAATGCTTTATCTGTTATAATTGTTCCAAACCAATAGCATCAGTTCGTGCTACAATTTCACAGCTGGCatataatatatcaaaCTCTCAGGTGTATTGTACCGAGTGCTTTAATAGGAATGACAAAACTTTCATACTAGGGTTTGAATTAGTAAGTGACTTATCACAGttggtttatttattgaaaatagcTTTGTATCGTTCAAAGTCTGTCATGAAGGTTGAAAACAAGAGTGTATCACAGGTTAGACAAGCTTCTTTGAAGCTGAAGAATATGTCgattattgatgaagaaagtgCTGCAAGAAATGCGACGGCGGACGACTATTCGAAAACACTAAATGATGTTACTCGGTTAAGGGCCAGTAGGCAAAGTCAAAAGCTTTCTAATTCTATTAAGCAGAATGCAAGGAAGTCTGTTATATTGGAAGCTCCGGAGGCTGATAAGGCTAAGCGAGACGAAACTAATGCAGAAGGATTGGTTGATGACTTTGAGGGTAGCAACGAagatataatcaataaacCGAATCAAACGGAAAGAAAAGCAAGTATTTCATCACAATTGTCTTATATACAACAGCCAGAAAATGACCAATTCAACATATCATCGAGACGGAGCAAGAAATCATTAAGAATTAAGGACGAGCCTCAAAAACAGACGACGAATAATAATCTTGATCGCACATCTGATCTTTtacaaaatgaaaaatcgTTAACATTGGATGATATTCCACGTATCGTGGCAGCTGAACAAGCTAGAGAACAACGTCCAAATGCATTTAAGCATCATAATTCATTGTATCAAAAACACGCCCCAATGGAATCAGTGAGGACTATACCTGCGGCCAGTACAAGTAATGCAAGTAACCGTAATAGAACTAGCAGCAAaagcaataataatgttgatAATACGAGTAATGATGTTCCTGCTGCAGATTATGAAATCTCTTCTCTGagattgaaatattattctgAATTGGATAAATCTGAGCACTTCATTTTAAGACATATCGCAGTTGAAGCTTTAATTCAGATTCTGAACTATAATAAGGATGAATTACTAGGATTGATTCAAACCCGGAAATTACCAACTTTTTGGGATAAATTTAAGTTTGGTGGCACAAATGATCCAAAGAAGGATAAACATTTAAACGTTTTTGGTGttgatattcaagatttaaCAAAACGATACGGAGTTGATTCTGAACTAGGCGTTGGTCCTTCCAAGTTGCGCATACCTATAGTGGTTGATGAGATTATCAATGCGTTACGCCAGAAGGATATGTCAGTAGAAGGTATTTTCAGATTAAATGGTAACATTAAAAAGTTGAGAGAATTGACAGACCAAATCAATAAGAATCCTCTTAAATCGGCTGATATCAGTTCGCAGACTGCTGTTCAATTGGCTGcattgatgaaaaaatggCTACGTGAATTACCAAATCCGTTATTGACTTTCAATCTATATGACTTATGGATTTCTtcacaacaacaaaaagATCCATTACTTTGTAAAAGAATTTTACAATTAGCATATTGTATGTTACCAAGAAGTCACCGTAATTTGCTTGAAGTTTTGCTTTATTTTTTCAGCTGGGTTGCATCTTTTGCAGAAATCGATGAGGAAACAGGATCCAAAATGGATATTCATAACTTAGCCACTGTGATATCACCTAACATTCTCATTTCAAAGAAGGCCTCTCAATCTGACCAATCGCCTCCTCAAACAGGAGATAATTATTTCCTAGGTATTGAGGTGgttaatcaattaattgaattacATGAAGAGCTTTGTATTATCCCTGacgatttattattattctttgaaaaatgtaaattcaatgaaaataagTCTGAGAACATTTCAACTAAGGagataatgaataaattagaaaagaCATCTAAGGAAATCCCCAACTTTTTCTTAAGCTTCGAAAcgaaaaataataattacaaTACTTCTGCACAACCAAACGTTCAAACGAACAAAATTTCTAGGGGACATTCGAAAGTGACGAATGAATCACATGGCGAAACTTCTGATGTCCAACATCCTTAA
- a CDS encoding DEHA2C17050p (similar to uniprot|P53082 Saccharomyces cerevisiae YGL220w): MSLSADSFRELIKEKLQASLVQVEDMSGGCGQAFAVIIVSPNFEGKNKLMRHRLVNNALKEEIASIHAFTQKAFTPQEWAAQDGK, from the coding sequence ATGTCTTTATCAGCAGATTCGTTTAGAGAGttaatcaaagaaaaactTCAAGCTAGCTTAGTTCAAGTGGAAGATATGTCTGGTGGCTGTGGTCAAGCGTTTGctgttattattgtatCTCCAAACTTTGAAGGGAAGAATAAGTTAATGAGACATCGGTTGGTAAATAATGCCTTAAAAGAGGAAATAGCCTCCATACATGCGTTTACACAGAAGGCATTTACACCCCAAGAATGGGCAGCACAAGATGGAAAATAG
- a CDS encoding DEHA2C17072p (similar to CA5836|IPF428 Candida albicans), with protein MGHSDQVKDDIIESENLLIGTREPNDSEDLANLEGSSSTKPVGLSDMEAYSSSKRYTVEYENETLYIDSTNWRDSTLLKFQVIAGYLVFILFGLAEQTVGTLIPKFQDHYQVNDIQTSFIFLASVLGYFLMALINEITHKNLGIRGVVILGSVSMTCAYLVISFKPPFAIFILCYIMNGIGFGSLDASLNTWMGCLTDSNQLLGILHGCYGIGCMISPPVITGLLERTKNPWQWNQYYMVLSSVGALNTMFLIVMFRYETAKKYKFTMILKNKRGKMLDDENELEMDTFRNQSEVSTTNDELNDEKDDHSSVPLSEALKSKLVWLFSTILFIYVGGEVAFGSWLITFLTRIKNLSYTYSSYMATSFWTGLTVGRIGLGFATAHFFKNELIANFSYMFFSFAGFLAFWLLSWVTTNFILFIIVFLAGTFVGPIFPTTIVASLKILPHKYHAAGIGFICAFGGGGAAVLPFLIGIIAESSTLGLTLLPCIVSGIFALLCLIWLGMMKQYGARYNTNRL; from the coding sequence ATGGGACATAGCGATCAAGTTAAAGATGATATTATAGAATCCGAAAATTTGCTCATTGGTACTAGAGAACCGAATGATTCTGAAGATTTAGCAAATCTCGAGGGATCGTCCTCCACCAAACCTGTCGGCCTAAGCGATATGGAGGCTTATAGCTCTAGCAAAAGATATACAGTTGAATATGAAAACGAAACATTATATATCGATTCTACAAATTGGAGAGATAGcacattattgaaattccAAGTTATAGCAGGTTATcttgtatttattttatttggGTTGGCTGAACAAACCGTGGGAACATTGATTCCCAAGTTTCAAGATCACTATCAAGTAAATGACATTCAAACtagtttcattttcttgGCCTCAGTTTTAGGTTATTTCTTGATGGctttaataaatgaaataaccCACAAGAATTTGGGTATAAGAGGTGTTGTTATATTGGGTAGTGTGAGTATGACATGTGCCTACTTAGTTATATCTTTTAAGCCGCCATTTGCAATCTTCATTCTTTGCTATATCATGAATGGTATTGGATTTGGGAGTTTAGATGCAAGCCTCAATACATGGATGGGATGTTTAACAGATTCAAATCAACTACTTGGTATACTCCATGGTTGTTATGGTATTGGTTGCATGATCTCACCACCTGTCATTACAGGCTTGTTGGAAAGAACGAAAAATCCGTGGCAGTGgaatcaatattatatgGTTTTGAGTAGTGTAGGCGCATTAAATACTATGTTCTTGATAGTAATGTTTCGATATGAAACTGCAAAGAAGTATAAGTTTActatgattttgaaaaataaaagaGGTAAGATGTTGGATGACGAAAATGAACTTGAAATGGATACATTTAGAAATCAATCGGAGGTTTCTACTACAAACGATGAGTTGAATGACGAAAAAGATGATCATTCCTCAGTTCCGTTGTCTGAGGCTTTGAAATCTAAGTTGGTTTGGCTCTTTTCAActattttgtttatttacGTTGGTGGTGAAGTTGCATTTGGTTCGTGGTTAATAACATTCTTAACAAGGATTAAGAACTTATCATATACATATTCCTCATATATGGCTACAAGTTTTTGGACGGGTTTAACTGTTGGTCGTATAGGTCTCGGATTTGCGACTGCTCATTTTTTTAAGAATGAACTAATTGCTAACTTTCTGTACATGTTCTTCTCCTTTGCAGGATTTTTGGCTTTCTGGTTACTATCATGGGTGACTActaattttattctttttattatagTCTTTTTAGCTGGTACATTTGTTGGGCCTATTTTCCCGACAACCATTGTTGCTTCGTTGAAAATCTTACCTCACAAGTATCATGCTGCAGGTATTGGTTTCATTTGTGCATTTGGTGGTGGAGGTGCTGCTGTACTTCCATTTTTGATTGGTATTATAGCGGAATCGAGTACTTTAGGTTTAACACTTTTGCCCTGCATTGTTCTGGGTATATTTGCTTTGCTCTGTCTTATTTGGTTAGGAATGATGAAACAATACGGGGCTAGATATAATACGAATAGACTTTAG
- a CDS encoding DEHA2C17116p (similar to uniprot|P53081 Saccharomyces cerevisiae YGL221c NIF3), translated as MSKNAVKSVVNAIQKYYPTRLADKTWDNTGLLVDSSSEETGTDDIRVLLTIDLTHAVADEAIKSKSNIIMAYHPFIFKGLKSITPQDPQQKSLIKLIQNNISVYCPHTAVDSAKGGVNDFLADGISKGLNEKSRETIEPDQNEEDCGMGRLVTLANPVSLADLVKNAKASLNLPYVQVAPARGQDKDHQISKIAICAGSGGSVFRGVEADLFYTGELSHHEALYFTETGSSIIACNHSNTERAFLSVMKKQLEEELSNAEVIISKTDKDPYETW; from the exons ATGTCCAAAAACGCCGTTAAATCCGTTGTCAATGCTA TTCAAAAGTACTATCCAACTAGGTTGGCAGATAAAACCTGGGACAATACTGGATTGTTAGTCGATTCAAGTTCCGAAGAAACAGGTACTGACGATATTCGTGTCTTGTTGACCATTGACTTGACCCACGCAGTTGCAGACGAGGCAATCAAATCTAAATCGAATATAATTATGGCCTATCATccatttattttcaaaggCCTCAAGTCAATAACTCCTCAGGACCCTCAGCAGAAGTCTTTGATTAAACTTATACAAAACAATATCAGTGTTTACTGCCCACATACTGCTGTTGATAGTGCTAAAGGTGGTGTGAACGATTTCTTAGCTGATGGAATTTCCAAAGGTTTGAACGAGAAATCTAGAGAAACTATCGAACCTGACCAAAACGAGGAAGACTGTGGTATGGGTAGATTGGTCACGTTAGCCAATCCTGTGTCTTTAGCAGACTTAGTGAAAAACGCTAAAGCTAGTTTAAACTTGCCTTACGTTCAAGTCGCTCCTGCTAGAGGACAAGACAAAGACCACCAAATAAGTAAAATTGCTATATGTGCTGGATCCGGTGGATCTGTATTCAGAGGTGTGGAGGCTGATTTATTCTACACGGGTGAATTATCCCACCATGAAGCGTTATATTTCACTGAAACTGGATCATCCATCATTGCATGCAACCACTCCAATACTGAAAGAGCATTCTTGTCTgtaatgaagaaacaattagAAGAGGAATTGTCAAATGCTGAAGTTATTATCAGTAAGACTGACAAGGACCCATACGAAACTTGGTAG
- a CDS encoding DEHA2C17138p (similar to CA0065|IPF11835 Candida albicans): MSQIWHNHRTIAPPKRPDVLTIYEIDGNIPLHNTRATIVPCLDTDYIFLFGGFDELDNLDSNVYLLNMVTESWEIDDKHMGLYREGHSAVYIGQGNVLVFGGIPDEIPYSMQNISGTTDSTVRKDSLMMIYNVHDKKWIGPPGFALNNAPSSRYRHACCLSPDCSKVYISGGMVDSTPLDDLYCYDLVSGVWTGPIKFVSRFDHCIKVYEDKIFSFGGLDKDMNHVVDCMTYISLRDQSIGEVSLLSKPVFNEYHEETNDLKLINEYPYTQSECSKYERTYVSSSSFPTTEIEICLPSADSYRDYNVSYYDLADFQHIPLINRENIELILGSKNENLGTYLWKHAFVTGSDSLFLLGSVVESFVSHEGSENILDEENNDADVMGSLSERDDDESVQEQDNENNHDHDYDQVQDDVTRLRLLEIKLSDLGIPKPEKNLPSMSDDFLNLLVNEEFTDFEIVTFRDETIMEEYNNFPDKYIDVIDKSMTSQAIFDDVLRSIKVHKSILLARWKHFRRLIDSGMNEAISNKMFIPEPYSWVRGLVFYLYTDKIDLREFEFPLGTLVDCSGVLILSNLYEIPQLRIKLLSSLYKKLSNFVIEEESKDLDNVLGTILKIWTNGLISNEGLLVVKIVEIIRNSWLIFIKSKPFMNLPKSLIIKLCQDCADIFPNQNTITNSNMQSIDTLSHALSKDKESDDSIDKLDPDSGFGTPTSGTTRELHSNSPFLKAANELSPSKTPQNANDVTAFPKLQFLSNVLNDKLED; the protein is encoded by the coding sequence ATGCTGCAAATATGGCATAACCATCGAACAATTGCCCCACCAAAACGACCAGATGTATTGACAATCTACGAGATAGATGGAAATATACCACTCCACAATACAAGAGCCACAATAGTACCTTGCTTAGATACggattatatatttttatttggtggttttgatgaattggatAATCTAGATAGCAACGTCTATCTCTTAAACATGGTAACCGAAAGCTGGGAGATTGATGATAAGCACATGGGTCTATATCGAGAGGGACATCTGGCAGTCTATATAGGACAGGGTAATGTGCTAGTATTTGGCGGTATTCCTGATGAAATTCCTTATTcaatgcaaaatatttctggAACAACAGACTCAACAGTAAGAAAAGATAGcttgatgatgatatataATGTGCATGACAAAAAATGGATAGGGCCACCAGGTTTTGCATTAAATAATGCTCCATCTTCTAGGTACCGTCATGCTTGTTGCTTATCGCCAGATTGTTCTAAAGTTTATATTAGTGGTGGAATGGTTGATTCTACACCATTAGACGATTTGTATTGCTATGACCTAGTTTCTGGAGTTTGGACTGGACCGATAAAATTCGTTTCAAGATTTGATCATTGTATTAAAGTCTATGAAGATaagatattttcatttggTGGGTTGGACAAAGATATGAATCATGTAGTTGACTGCATGACTTATATTTCGTTGAGAGACCAAAGTATTGGAGAAGTTTCCTTATTGCTGAAACCTGTATTCAATGAGTATcatgaagaaacaaatgaCTTAAAACTTATAAATGAATATCCTTATACACAAAGTGAGTGCTCCAAATACGAAAGAACCTATGTAAGCTCGTCATCCTTTCCTACaacagaaattgaaatttgcTTGCCACTGGCAGATTCATATAGGGACTATAATGTATCTTATTATGATCTAGCAGATTTTCAGCATATTCCTTTAATTAATCGAGAAAATATAGAACTTATCTTGGGactgaaaaatgaaaatttagGCACATATTTATGGAAGCATGCATTTGTAACAGGCCTGGATTCCTTATTCCTATTGGGACTGGTGGTTGAATCATTTGTCAGTCATGAAGGATCAGAAAACATTTtggatgaagaaaataatgatgcGGATGTAATGGGAAGTCTAAGTGAAAgagatgatgatgaactggtacaagaacaagataatgaaaacaaTCACGACCACGATTATGATCAAGTTCAAGATGATGTTACAAGGCTTCGTCTacttgaaataaaattgtcCGATTTGGGTATTCCAAAACCCGAAAAGAACCTCCCATCTATGTCTGATGATTTTCTAAATTTGCTTGTTAATGAGGAATTTactgattttgaaatagtCACCTTCAGAGACGAAACAATTATGGAGgagtataataattttccaGATAAGTATATTGACGTGATTGATAAATCAATGACAAGCCAAGCAATATTCGATGATGTTTTAAGGAGTATTAAAGTTCACAAGTCTATCTTATTAGCCAGATGGAAACATTTCAGAAGGCTCATAGATAGCGGTATGAATGAagcaatatcaaataaaatgttTATTCCCGAACCTTATTCTTGGGTTAGGGGTCTTGTGTTTTATTTGTATACTGACAAGATAGATTTAAGAGAATTCGAATTCCCACTAGGTACATTAGTTGATTGTTCTGGTGTACttattttatctaatttgTACGAAATTCCACAGTTgagaataaaattattgtcTTCTTTGTACAAGAAGTTGAGTAATTttgttattgaagaagaatctaAGGATTTAGATAATGTATTAGGCacaattttgaaaatttggaCGAATGGtttaatatcaaatgaAGGTCTTTTGGTTGTTAAAATTGTAGAAATTATACGGAATAGCTGGTtgatattcattaaatctaAACCATTTATGAACTTACCGAAGTCCCTAATTATCAAACTATGTCAAGATTGTGCTGATATTTTTCCTAATCAGAATACGATAACAAATAGCAACATGCAAAGCATAGACACATTATCCCATGCTCTTTCTAAAGATAAAGAGTCTGATGACTCCATTGATAAGCTAGATCCAGATTCAGGTTTTGGAACTCCAACAAGTGGAACTACTCGTGAACTTCATTCTAATTCGCCGTTTCTTAAAGCAGCAAATGAACTTTCTCCTCTGAAAACGCCTCAAAATGCAAATGACGTTACAGCATTTCCAAAACTACAATTCCTTTCAAATGTTCTCAATGATAAGTTAGAAGACTAA